The Vanacampus margaritifer isolate UIUO_Vmar chromosome 20, RoL_Vmar_1.0, whole genome shotgun sequence genome contains the following window.
TTAGATGTTTGAAAATACACATTGTAATCCAGAAGTCTATTGTATGCAAGTCTTTGTCTTCAAGGCTTCACCAGACTTTCCATGCACACAATTTGTAATGTCGATCAAAGAAGATGGCTCTGAAGCAATGTCTGGCTGTGTACTGTACTGACAAACTCATCTATGAGGATTTGATTGGAGTACACTGGGTCTATAGTACTGTCCATTGTTTTGCTAAGCATAGTGGCAACAATCACTTAAATGGGACaatttccaatgttttttttgacatGCTGCAAAATTTACTAATATATTACTTgatttattatgttttgttaattttgaTTCCTTACTCGCAATTGGTTGTCATGTCCCGCCTTTTGTAGTTGGCCCCGTCATCAtgtcatttgaagaaaaaatggAAGCAGATGGCAGATCTATATATGTTGGAAACGTGAGTAGCCTTTTCTTGATTATCATGCACATTCACAAAAATGTGAGCTATTATTGTGATTATCGCCTGCCATTTCTACTTGACTACTTTTGTTGACATCTGGAAGAGTATCTACTAGCACAgggatagggaaccctggtccccgagagccactgtcctgcctgttttccacgcctctctcctcaaacacagctgactcaactgatcagctaatcagcagcCTCTGTACaggcctgataacgatcttgttcgtcaatcaggtgtgttgatggaggcaggacagcggctctcgaggaccaaggCTCTCTGCCCCTGTACTAGCAGAACTGCTTCTAATTGTCATAGACAGCTTGTTTACAACAGCTCAGTGCTTAACAGTTTTCAAACAAATTCTGATGTAGGATTGTGCATGGAAGGAAATCTTCATTGCTTGCCTTTGCCTTTAGGTGGATTATGGCGCAACTGCGGAGGAGCTTGAGGCACATTTCCATGGCTGTGGTTCAGTAAATAGAGTCACCATTTTGTGTGATAAATACACGGGGCATCCCAAAGGGTAATGTATCTAAGATTAGATTGAGTTTCAAATTGATTTCTGGTGTACGTCCTATATGGTCAAATATTTGCCTTTTTGTTCATTATGCTTTTATTCCACAGGTTTGCGTATATCGAGTTTGCAGACAAAGAGTCTGTAAGGACAGCGATGGCTTTGGATGAGTCTCTTTTTAGAGGAAGACAGATAAAGGTAATGTTTGTAATAGGAAATATTATtcaacatagttttttttttttttttacagcggcAAGATGTTTTGACAATTATTCTGCATCCCCCACTAAAAGTTGGTAAAAACTGTTCCAATGTCACTTTTCCAGGTCGGTGCAAAGAGAACAAATAGACCCGGCATCAGCACCACAGATCGCGGCTTTTCCCGGGCCCGATTCCGATCACGGGGAGGAGGAAACTTCTCATCACGCGCACGCTACTACAGTGGCTACACACCACCCAGAGGCAGAGGACGGGCCTTCAGGTCAGTGGACACTTTGGGAGGACACGGCACACGCCCGCATGAACATCATCTTCACCCGTTTCACTCATGAAATGGTTGGGAAGACTGGGTATCCCTTCCGTCAGCGGCCATACTCACATCTTCTCACATCCCACATGGTGTTAAGTCTTGAGATAGTCGTGATGAAATCAAATATGAAGATTGTCTTGAATCAACTCATACCTTGCCAGTAACCTGAATAAATATATGGTCATTGCTTTCGATGATATCTTATTCTAAGAAAAATGAGAATGAAGAACCAAATATGTACACTACTGTTCCAAAGTTTGGGGTGCACTTAGAaatggcgtaaaaaaaaaatatccagcaCTGCTTTTACCACAAAAAACGACTACCCTGTAACTTTTTCTGATCATCTTTATTACTCAAAGaaatgaaggattttttttctttagtttactGTAAGTGGAAATTGTAAATTTGTCACGGCAAAGTAAAGAGTTGTTAATGGGCATGGGCCGGTTACCATTAATTACCACATGAAAAGTATACctgattttaaaaagtgaacTCTCTCATAACGGGACAGTGGTTCCTCATTTATCGTGGGGATTACGTCCCAAAAATTACATGGTTGGGATTGTGTCTGTACAGATTTTCTTAATCTAGGTAGATTTGTGATCAGCTAATCCCTTATAATAAAACCGGTCTTGTCTATCGATTGCATCTCCCTGGTCTGGTCTGCAAATGTCAGGGACTGTCCCCTTCTGACGAGATGactatattcatttttatttgagagaacaAAACATCACCAATACATTTGTATTGTTCCATTGGTATCGTTCAGTGTTTTGCAATGAAACACGATTGGAACATGGAAGGTTGAAAAAATTAGGATTGACAAAAATTGTAAAGTCCGGGTCAGGCTTTTGAGGTATCGGTAATCggacagaaaattgtgatcgttCCACCCTTATGTGCAAAGTGTCTTTATTACGCCTATACGTAACTACATGTTTGAGATATGAtattaaagtacagtacatctgtgtaagaccttttcacactgcatttatcAACATGCAAGTACACTGTTGACACACCCATACCATTTTGTTTGTGCTGAGGGGGCGGCACCATGGAATGTTGCCTCGCGGTGCATCATGGCATAGGTGTGGTTGCTGCAAAGGCGCCACgcttcaatgtttttttgtaaaaaaaaaaaaaaagaagttatatTCAGGATCAGTAGTCAGTGACGTCAGAAAGCACCTCCAATAGGATAGATTTCTGAGTGCACTAGTATGGCTGCTGCTTTTGCAGCaatgacagataacatcttGCTGAGGTGCAGCCAACTTAACATCCAGACAAGTGGGGAAAACCCTCCAtttacttcctggtaggctgGTATGTCAACACTTCCAAATGTGGGCGCTATTGTACTTTGTGGTCCCTGTTTACACTcagcaagtgcagtgtgaaaaggttgACAGGGCTCTGGTCTAAGACTGACTGTCAagtcagtattagtttttttttcccaccacgtCCTCCTCCTTTGGGATTGCGCCTTTTATCATAGTGATGTGCATGATGACGCGTTTTAAAGCGGCCTTGCCAGTGGACTATCTAAATGTAAGATGTGTTTTTGTGATGTctccatagctagctagctaactgcacgtCGCAATTGCACTAGAAGACTGCTGATGCAGACAAAAGCGTTGGAAAACTGAAATGTATGTGTTGTAAACACTTGATGTTATATCGCCACAACTgttctcagtctttgcatgttttcagcaattatcttcaaacatacagtatattatgtaTTTAGAACTAGGGATGCTCTcgatccatttttttcattacagaTACCTTGGGTTCAGTATCTGCCGATTCCGATCCATaataaattaagtaaataattaaattaatataccccccccaaaaaaaaaaaacctcaaatgcttttagatgttctttaatgtctttgaaatattttttgaacattttctagagtatgattttcattcaatattttcaatacGTATTGAATGAATGTAATCATTACTTAAGTGAAGGTACAATTTTCTTACATTCaagcagtgttaatgttttaaCTCTGCATAATGTGACCAAGGCTCGCCTGATTCCTAGCGCTTCCGTTtacaaaatgagtttgatgtGGCCAAGGCTCCTGCGCCACTTGCTTCTGTCGACACGCTGTCTTTCATGTCTGTACGTAAAGAAATATTGATAGGCTACATGCTTTTTTGCTCTTCggtttaagaaaatagatgatcacaaaatgccattacaagaggcataattaactcattctctgccattgacggctataaacgtcaaaaattcatttgaactatttctattagtttaacattttttcccacttttcttaacaagagtatgaaaacctagattttttttaattgtacacttgagcagatataaaatttgtgcttaatcgtgagttaactagtgaagtcatgcgattaattacaataaaaaaaaaatgcctgtcgcccctaattcctaataatctttgttttcttttatgaatttatggttagtgaatgagttaattacattaTTCTTTGTCTCGGCAAACTCTGTTGCCGCTTCCCACATGGCTGTCCTTCCACGGAGCCTACCGGCTCACCACTGGTGGAAGCAGGCCCGCGATCGGGCGGTGGTGGACTTTCGCGAGAGTAAGAGCAAGCTGGGGACGCGGGGCCCGCCTTCCTGCCAAATGGCTTCCGATGTTCCCCCAGAGAAATTTTGACAGACATTGGCTGCGCCAACCTAACAAAGGGGAAATATTATTGACCTCACCATTCCCCGTTTCACCTCGTCATTGGAGATGTGAACTTGCGTGCGCTCTGGAGATAAGCCTGTGTGGCTCGGGACCATTTTGACAGATACCagattcattttttccccctaatatCTGGGCCGGTCCACGTATCTGATCGCAGCATCCATATTTAGAACAAATCTTTGAATTCACTTTACTGGattttcaaacatttcttgGACACCAAACTTAAGAATGGTAGTGTACACGTTACGTTTTTCTATGTAGGATTACACATTCTTGCCAGCCAGGCAACAGACACTCATTTGCACACTTTTGGGAAGGACATCTGTGGTTTCATCTGGGGTTCAttgcatggcatggcatggtcATTTCAGTAAACACGAAGGCTTTGTACACACTATTGTGTTCTTCACAGCTGAAGTCACTGTATTTGGATGCAAACTTTGCATACTAGTGATGAGAAAAGTAATTTATTTGTAATGGCCTGTGACCAGTTAGCATGTTCCTGCCCTGTCCTTTCAGTCTGGTGGGTAATGATGTGTTCATTACTCCACTTCATCAGTTGTGTTAACTTGTTGCAGATGGCAATGAAACACAAGCATTTCCTTCTTGGGATCAATCTGACTGTAAAATCATCACTGTTCCACACAGGCTATTGTGATTGCTTTCTGCTTTTGGTCTTGATGAGATACTTTACTCTTCCTGGGAGTTGTTTGTCAGTTAAATGGTTTAGTTCCATGATCGGTAAGGCCGTCTTGGTATCTGGTCGCTTCTGTGACATCCTGATTGAAGTGTTACCGTAAGGTTATGTCTTGTCTGTACAGGCTAACCTCAATCAGTCGTCAcactttgattttaaaaat
Protein-coding sequences here:
- the pabpn1 gene encoding polyadenylate-binding protein 2 isoform X2, which translates into the protein MAEFGNGLAEESLLDSDPGHPELEDPGVGDEEPGLEEGEAAIEDPELEAIKARVREMEEEAEKLKELQNEVEKQMNLSPPPVGPVIMSFEEKMEADGRSIYVGNVDYGATAEELEAHFHGCGSVNRVTILCDKYTGHPKGFAYIEFADKESVRTAMALDESLFRGRQIKVGAKRTNRPGISTTDRGFSRARFRSRGGGNFSSRARYYSGYTPPRGRGRAFRGRGRTSWYCPY
- the pabpn1 gene encoding polyadenylate-binding protein 2 isoform X3, translated to MEEEAEKLKELQNEVEKQMNLSPPPVGPVIMSFEEKMEADGRSIYVGNVDYGATAEELEAHFHGCGSVNRVTILCDKYTGHPKGFAYIEFADKESVRTAMALDESLFRGRQIKVGAKRTNRPGISTTDRGFSRARFRSRGGGNFSSRARYYSGYTPPRGRGRAFRFQDQWRLTTPPQVAPPPPTVSAASLSLSAPAMHTHPILSVWGGGGQGDHRPATGGIYYNSKR